From the Deltaproteobacteria bacterium genome, the window CACCGGCATCCCGGCCTGCGTCCTCATCGTCGATCGCCATAAGCCCAAGGCTCACAAGGGGCAGATACTCGTCATCAATGGCGCTAAGGAGTTTATCGAAGGTAAAAATCAAAATCGCCTGTCTGATGAACACGTCAAGCGCTTGGCTGGCGCCTATCACGAGTACAAGGACGAGGACAAATTCGCTCGCGTTGTACCGCTAAAAGAGATTGGGGAGAACGAGTTTAACCTCAATATCTCGCGTTATGTTCATATTGGGGAGGAGCAAGAGGCGATCGACGTCAAAGCGGAGTTTGCTAAGCTGCAGCAGTTGATTAAGGAGAGGGATGAGACTGAGCGGAAGATGATCGGCTACCTGAAGGAGCTTGGGTATGGTTCCTAAGGGGTGGCGGCTAATGAAGATAGGGCAGCTTGTAGAGGAAACTAAGGAGGTTTGCGGGCCTTCTTATCATTTACCGGTATTTTCTGTCACTAAGGATCGTGGCGTAGTACTCCAGTCTGAGAAGTTCAAAAAGCGAATCGCCTCAAGTGACACAAGTAAATACAGACGTCTTCCAAAAGGGCACTTCGCTTACGATCCAATGTCTCTTTACTATGGTGCTATTGGCTGGCAGCGTCTGTGCGAAGAAGGCATTGTAAGCCCTGCATATATTACTTTTCGAGCTCTTGATTTGGTAGAACCGCATTTTCTTTGGATGCTTTTCAAATCGGCTGGTCTTCAATCAGAGTTCGTGCGCAATACATATGGAGGTAATCTTGACGGAAAGCGAAAGAAAACCGACTGGCGCAGTTTTTGCGGAATCGAAGTCCCATTACCTGACCTTTATGAACAGCGCGCCATAGTCGAGCGCCTCTCCGCCATCGACGCCGCCATCGAAAAGACCAATGCCGTCATCGAGCAGACCAAGCGCCTCAAGCAGGGCCTACTCCAAGAACTCCTCACCCGCGGGATCGGGCATACGAAGTTCAAGATGACGGAGATTGGGAAGATTCCGGAGAGTTGGACGATGAAGCCCCTTGCTGAGCTTGGAGAAGTCAGGAGCGGAGTTGCTAAGGGCAAGAAGCAGATAAGGGATCCTGTCGAACTACCTTACCTGCGCGTTGCAAACGTTCAAGACGGACACCTTGCTCTTTCAGAAATTAAGACAATCATCGTCTCAAGGAGCGATGTCGTGCGGTATTCGCTTCAAACCGGTGATGTATTGCTAACTGAAGGTGGCGACATCGACAAACTCGGTCGGGGCTGCGTATGGAATGGCGAAATCGAGCTTTGTTTGCATCAGAATCATGTTTTCGCCGTGCGCTGCGATTCCTCGGCTTTGAACCCCAAATTCCTCTCGCTGCTAGCGTCAAGCGCATACGGAAAGCGCTACTTTCTTTCCTGTGCGAAGCAGACGACAAATCTCGCCAGCATTAACTCTTCTCAGTTGCGTGCGTTTCCTGTGCTGCTACCGAAGATGAAGGAGCAGGAGTGTATAGTGGAGTATGTGTCGGGGCTTGAGTCGGCTCTGACACAGGCGGAGTACGAGCTCGCGACATTGCACAGGATGAAAAGCCAAGTGGCAGGCGACTTGCTTCGTGGCCACATCCGTGTTTTGCGGGAGGTGCAATGACTGAATTCCACACAACAGAATGGCCTGCGAGCGAATTCTTGGGAACTCTTGGATTTTCTAGGATCGCGAGTGCTGATCAGGCCATTCTCCGAGATGGGGACCGTAGCGTGATTTTGCGCACGCATCTGGTCGCAGCTATACAACGCATTAACGGAGTCGATGAAGATACTGTAAATGCTACGTATAATGATCTCCTTCGACTTTCAGACAACGGCCGTTGGCTGCAGTATTTGCGTGGTGGTCATAGCCGAAAGGTGTCTGGCGAATTAACGAAGAAGACCATTCGCATTATCGACCTCAAGACCCCCGCTAACAATACGTTCAGCCTTGCCACTCAATTCCGTGTCCAATCTGAACAACCTCGCAAACCCGACATCGTCCTATTCATCAACGGCATCCCCGTTGTCGTTATCGAATGCAAAAAGCCCGTCCCAAAAAAGGACAAGAACAACGAGGCCATCGAACAGATCCTCCAGTACGAGCGCGACATCCCGCGCCTCTTCCTATCCAACGCATTCAACGTCGTAACCGACGGGGTCAACGTCCTCTACGGCGCTACCGGTGCTCCTGCCAAGCATTGGGGTACCTGGCGCGATCCCTGGCCTAAGACCCCGAAGGATTTTGGCGACGACGCTTTCAAGATCGGTCTCTGGTCACTACTAGAGCCAAGGCGCCTACTCGACCTGATCGCCCACTTCATCGTTTTCGAGACCAACAAGAGCTCAGGGCGTGTGGTCAAAAAAATCTGCCGATATCAACAGTACCGAGCCGTCAACAAAATGGTCGCTCGCGTGCAAGATGCGAAGCTCAAGCGAGGCTTAGTTTGGCACACTCAGGGCAGTGGCAAGTCGCTGACGATGGTGTACGGAGCGCTAAAACTCAAACATGACCTGACGGCGAGTGGGCGCGACCTCGAAAATCCGAATCTGCTGGTTGTCACCGACCGGAAGCAACTCGACGACCAGATCAGCAAGACCTTCGTTGCCTGTGGACTAGAGAATCCTGTCCAAGTCGAGTCGATGAAGGATCTTCATGCAGCAGTGCGTGCCGCAACGCATGGGGTGACGCTGCTCTCAACGATCCATAAGTTCAAGGGCTCCAGGACGCCGGTGCCGCATAGTGACCGCTGGATTGTGCTTGTAGACGAGTGTCACCGGACTCAGGAAGAAGACCTGGGCGCCTTTATGAGAGCTACGTTTCCCGATGCGACCTTCTTTGGGTTCACCGGTACCCCCGTTAAGAAAAACGACAAAAACACCTTTGAAAATTTTGGCGTGAAGGGCGAGGGCTACCTCGACCGGTACTCGATCGATGATGCCGTGGCTGATGGAGCTACCGTCCCGATTCACTACGCGAGCCGGATGACAGAATGGCAGGTTGAGCCCGCAAAGATCGACATGCTGTTCGATCAGTGGTTTTCCGAGGAGCCGCCCGAGGTCGTCGAGGCGATCAAGAAACGGGGCGTGACCCAGGACCTGTTAGCTAAGCACCATAGAAGGGTCGAACTGATCGCGGCCGATATTTGGGCGCACTACCGAGAGTTTGCCAAGCCGGATGGTTTAAAAGCGCAGATCGTTGCGGTCAACCGCGAGGGGATCATCCTATACAAGCGCGCACTCGATCGCGTGATAGCAAAGACTCTAGTGACTCAAGGTGTCGACCCTGAGGAAGCTAGACAAAAGGCCGGCGAGTATAGCCGATGCGTTTACTCTCCGAATCAAGAGGATGCTAAAGATAGCCCAGACGAAAGGATACAGGCCCTAAGACTGGATCTCAGGCGGCATGCCCTCGATCAGAAGGCCGAGGAAGAGGCCCTTAAGAACTTCAATAAACTAGGTGAACAGCCCACCTTCCTGATCGTTTGTGACAAGCTGCTGACGGGATTTGATGCGCCTATCGAGGGCGTAATGTATCTCGACAGCCCGCTTACCGACCACAATCTGCTCCAAGCGATTGCCCGCACCAACCGAGTATGGGATGAGGGCGAGAAAAGCTGCGGCATGATTGTGGATTATATCGGGGTCTCAAAACGCCTCGACCAGGCTCTGTCTGCCTATCGCCAGGAAGATGTCGGGACTGCGATGCGAGACATGGAGGGCCCAGCAAACGCTCTACGCGTCGCACATCGTGATCTAGTAAAGGCCTGCGGCTCAGTCAAACGACATCAGTCACCCAATGCTCGGGACGAGTACAATGCGCTGAGGGAGCACCTAGGGTCCCTCGATCAGTGGCTATCTTTTAAGCGGCTATTTCTCACATTCAAAGATGCGTACAGCTACCTATGTCCGGACCCTAGGGTCCTGGAGTACCAGAAAGACCTAAAGTGGTTCGTGGGATTTATTGAATGGGCGACGGTAGTTATTGAGAAACGTGAGAGCATGAGCCTGGCGACGTACAGCGCCAAGATTCGCCAAATGATTGAAGAGCACCTCGATGTCACTGGCATCAAGACGGTTTGTAAGCTTAAAAAGATAACGGACCCAGATTTTTGGGATGACTTCGCATTAGCGGCAAAAAAGAAGATCTCAGCAGAGGAAATCCTAACAACGGCAGCAAGAAAAGCGACCGAAGTGCGCCAAGCAGTCAAAGAGAGGGTAGCCGCCAACGAACTGCGATATGAAAAATTCTCGGAACTGGTAGAGGCAGCGATCCGGAAATACGAGGAAAACATAATCAGCGCCGCTGAGCTGCTAAATGAGCTCGACACTATTAGCAAAGACTTAGTCGCCGAAGATGATGCGTACAAAAAAACAGGGCTCAGCGAACGGGGCTATGACATCTTTAAAATACTGCTAGCGTTCAGGGCCAAAGGTTCTGATGGTAGTGGTGCCGCCGATGACAAGACCAGCGACTCTGATGCAGATGATACTAAAGATCGAGTGACATTCACGAAGCTGGCGAGCGACATCGAGCAGGTTTATAGCGATGACTCGAGTGCCCCAGCAGGATGGCACATCAAAGAGCAACTTCGGAAAGAGTTGCGTCGGAAGGTTCGCGAGTTGGCCCATCCAACAAATATCAAAGGATGGCAGAAAGAAGTTCCGGAGAAGGTGGAGGAATACGCGCTCAGGCGC encodes:
- a CDS encoding restriction endonuclease subunit S encodes the protein MVPKGWRLMKIGQLVEETKEVCGPSYHLPVFSVTKDRGVVLQSEKFKKRIASSDTSKYRRLPKGHFAYDPMSLYYGAIGWQRLCEEGIVSPAYITFRALDLVEPHFLWMLFKSAGLQSEFVRNTYGGNLDGKRKKTDWRSFCGIEVPLPDLYEQRAIVERLSAIDAAIEKTNAVIEQTKRLKQGLLQELLTRGIGHTKFKMTEIGKIPESWTMKPLAELGEVRSGVAKGKKQIRDPVELPYLRVANVQDGHLALSEIKTIIVSRSDVVRYSLQTGDVLLTEGGDIDKLGRGCVWNGEIELCLHQNHVFAVRCDSSALNPKFLSLLASSAYGKRYFLSCAKQTTNLASINSSQLRAFPVLLPKMKEQECIVEYVSGLESALTQAEYELATLHRMKSQVAGDLLRGHIRVLREVQ
- a CDS encoding type I restriction endonuclease subunit R, whose amino-acid sequence is MTEFHTTEWPASEFLGTLGFSRIASADQAILRDGDRSVILRTHLVAAIQRINGVDEDTVNATYNDLLRLSDNGRWLQYLRGGHSRKVSGELTKKTIRIIDLKTPANNTFSLATQFRVQSEQPRKPDIVLFINGIPVVVIECKKPVPKKDKNNEAIEQILQYERDIPRLFLSNAFNVVTDGVNVLYGATGAPAKHWGTWRDPWPKTPKDFGDDAFKIGLWSLLEPRRLLDLIAHFIVFETNKSSGRVVKKICRYQQYRAVNKMVARVQDAKLKRGLVWHTQGSGKSLTMVYGALKLKHDLTASGRDLENPNLLVVTDRKQLDDQISKTFVACGLENPVQVESMKDLHAAVRAATHGVTLLSTIHKFKGSRTPVPHSDRWIVLVDECHRTQEEDLGAFMRATFPDATFFGFTGTPVKKNDKNTFENFGVKGEGYLDRYSIDDAVADGATVPIHYASRMTEWQVEPAKIDMLFDQWFSEEPPEVVEAIKKRGVTQDLLAKHHRRVELIAADIWAHYREFAKPDGLKAQIVAVNREGIILYKRALDRVIAKTLVTQGVDPEEARQKAGEYSRCVYSPNQEDAKDSPDERIQALRLDLRRHALDQKAEEEALKNFNKLGEQPTFLIVCDKLLTGFDAPIEGVMYLDSPLTDHNLLQAIARTNRVWDEGEKSCGMIVDYIGVSKRLDQALSAYRQEDVGTAMRDMEGPANALRVAHRDLVKACGSVKRHQSPNARDEYNALREHLGSLDQWLSFKRLFLTFKDAYSYLCPDPRVLEYQKDLKWFVGFIEWATVVIEKRESMSLATYSAKIRQMIEEHLDVTGIKTVCKLKKITDPDFWDDFALAAKKKISAEEILTTAARKATEVRQAVKERVAANELRYEKFSELVEAAIRKYEENIISAAELLNELDTISKDLVAEDDAYKKTGLSERGYDIFKILLAFRAKGSDGSGAADDKTSDSDADDTKDRVTFTKLASDIEQVYSDDSSAPAGWHIKEQLRKELRRKVRELAHPTNIKGWQKEVPEKVEEYALRRFIKE